Within the Porphyromonadaceae bacterium W3.11 genome, the region GAGCCAAAGATACCAGCATCCAAACGGAGCTTATTATCAAAGAACCTCTGTGAGCCATCTAGCTTAACGGTATAGTTACGCATCTCATTAGTGCGAATAATACCTTTCTGACTAACCACCCCTAAGGATGCTCTGAAGTTATTAAACTCACTACCACCTCCAAAGGATACTCTATGATCTTGTGTGAAGCCCGTTTGAAGCATCTCATCCATAAAGTTAGTAGAAGCACCTCCATCAAAGGCATTCACGATACCCATATCTTTGACCACATTTCGGTACTGGTCTGCATTTAACATGCTAATGGTCTTATAGGCTGTTTCTACACCAAAGGTGCCACTATAGTCAAGTGTAAAGTTACCGGCCTTACCCTTCTTCGTAGTAACAACAATAACACCTGCAGCTCCACGAGAACCATACTGTGCAGTCTCAGAGGCATCCTTCAGGATAGAAAAAGTCTCGATATCTGAAGGGGCAAGGGTATTCAAAAGTGCTAGATCTCCGAACACACCATCAATGACGACAAGAGGGTCGTTCCCTCCTGACAAAGAGGTAGTACCTCGAATACGCACGGACGCTCCAGCTGTAGGGTCTCCACCGACCTTACTGATTTTAACGCCAGGGACCTTACCTTGTAGTGCTTGGAGTGGATTGACCACAACACCTGCATTCATATCCTCAGAACCAATCTTAGCAACAGCCCCTGAGATAGTACGCTTACTACCTTTAGCATATCCAATAACGACCACCTCATCAAGAAGCTCATTATCCTCCTCCATAGTGATAGAAAGGGGTAATGCGGCTGTAGATAGGTCCACCACTTGGTTCTTAAAACCTACAAAGCTAAATTGTAACTTATCGCTCTTCTTTGCTTGGAGCATAAAGTTACCATCAAAATCGGTGCTAGCACCTACACTTGGGTTATCCAGTACTCTGACTGTTACACCCATTAGAGGATCACCGAAGTTATCAACGACGACACCCTTTACCGTAATTTCTTGTGCCATAGCTGGGTTAACCAACCACGAACAGACAAGTAACATTACCGATATTAATGTCCATTTTTGTGACAATCGATTCATAATATTAATTCAAAAAATACCAACACTCATTATTTATTAATTGGGCGAATGGACACAGCAAAGCCACCGCCTGCAACAGCATTTAGTTTCAGAGTAGTCTTACTGGAGACCTTCTTCTTACTTATAGTATAGTCATAAGGATTTTCAGTAGCATGTGCTTTCTTACCATCCTCATAAATTATTGCTTCGTACTTAACGCCTGGTTTTAGGAAGTCTAGCTTGATAGAAGTAGGATGAGCAACACCGCTTACGTTACCCATATACCAATTATCTGTTCCTTTTTCTCGACGAGCAACTGTGATATAACGTCCTGGCTCTGCTTCCAAATATTTGCTTTCACTCCACTCTACAGGGACCTCCTTGATAAATTGGAAAGCATCCATCCTCTCTTCATAATGCTCTGGAAAATCAGCCGCCATCTGTAGTGGAGTGTACATAGTAAGGTACATTCCTAACTGATTACCGATAGTAGAAACGACTACGTTAGGATTATCAGGATTCATCCTACTCATAGACATCTGGACTATGCCTGGAGTATAATCCATAGGTCCTCCTATGAGTCGGCCAAATGGTAAAATAGTCATATGATTAATAGGATTACCCCCAGTCTGGAACTCCTGCCCCTTTGCACTCTCTTGTGAGAGGAGGTTAGGATAGGTCCTACTCAACCCAGTCATATGAACACTCTCGTGGGCATTAATCATAATCTTATATTCGGCTGCTTTTTGGACAACGTACAAGTAGTGATTGACTAGCCACTGTCCATAATGATGCTCTCCATAAGGAACTATATCTCCTACATATCCGGTCTTTACTGCATGGTAGTTATTATCAACCATAAACTTGAACGCATCATCCAGATGACGTTCATAGTTACGAACAGACGAACTCGTTTCATGATGCATAATCATCTGGATACCCTTAGACTTTGCATGATCTCTTATGAGATCAACATCGAAGTCTGGGTAAGGAGTTTGAAAGTCAAAGACATAATCCTTCTGATGACCAAACCAATCCTCCCAACCAACATTCCAACCTTCGACTAAGACGCCATCAAATCCGTGCTTAGCTGCAAAATCAATATGACGAAGCACATTCTCTGTAGTTGCTCCATGGCGACCGTGTGGTTTTGTCTTAGTATAATCAACACTATCTAAATGAATACTTCTCAGGTCATTAGTGTAGCTCCAGTGGCTTTTACCAGTAATCATCTCCCACCATACACCCATATACTTCATAGGCTTAATCCATGACGTATCTTCGAGCTTACAAGGTTCATTAAGATTATAGGTCATGCGACTTGACAAAATATCAGTACCACTATTCCCTACGATTAACGTTCTCCAAGGTGTATTGAATGGAGTTTGTACCCTTCCTTTAGCACCTGTAGCATCGGGGGTCAAATGAGCATGGAAGGTTAATGCCTCTTCATCTAACTCTAGATGCATCGCTGGGAATTCAATCAACGCTGCTTCATGGATATTGATATACATGCCATCATCGGTCTTCATCTGAAGTGGGGTCTGTACACCATGGCGACTGAAAGCAAATTGGCTAGCATTATGAATAATAGTAGCATCATAATGATCATCTATCTCAGTCAACTTATTCTCACCAAAGTTATACTCCTCGGTATCATAATCTCCTGGGATCCACCAAGCTGTATGATCTCCTGCCATCGCGAACTCTGTAGCCTCTTCTTTGATAGTAAAGTAAACTAACTTATCTTGATCAGGGAATTCGTACCGAAAACCTAAACCATCATCAAATAACCTAAATCTGATATTGAGTTCACGTCCTGTTTTTTCTTGAAGAAGATTGACAAACAACTCATTATAATGGTTACGTATGGCTTCCTCCTCACCCCATACTGGAGTCCAGGTTTCGTCAAAACTACTTTGAGATGAGCGTACCACCTTAAAACCATTCACTAAATCTTCATGATGAGGCTTTTGTACACCTAGTATTTCCTCGGAAAGATCACCTTTCTTTTCGTTAAGTAAATAAAAGCCCATCTTACTTTCTTTAACGACAGCCTTACCATCGTATGTAAGACTATACATTGGCTCTCCACTCGTGGAGATACTAAAAGTAGCTATAAAACGCCCATTAGGCGATTGTAATTGTAAACTCTCTTGTGCCCAGGCAAATAATGTAGCAACAGCAACAAAAAAGAGAGCAAAAAACACACGTCTATTCATACTCTAGATATTATAAGGAAGCTTTGCAACCTCCAATTGACAAAAAGCTTATATTAAAATTAAATTAATTATCTCCATCAAACTTACTAATAATTTATTACAAACCAAGCAAATAACAAAAAAGTTATTACTTATATATCTACCAATTATAAAGATATAAAATATAGCATCAAATTTCAGTTGTCAAAACAAAAAAGGGAACATTGACACTAAAATACCAACCTCTATTATACCCCCCAAAGAAACAAAATCTTAAGAGAAATAAGGTTTATTTAATAACAGCCCTCACACAATATAAGTTTATTAAGAAAGAGGATTATCCAGTAAAAAGAATAATCATAAAGAGGAACTCTGCGATGTGCTATCCTGAAATAGTGGACAAGTAGAAGAAGAAAAGTAATGGAAGAAAAAAGCACAAAAAGAATGAATCCTCAACATTCGAGGTATTATAGTAATGAATTTAGGTATCTCGTAGTGAATGATCTTCTATGTACTGGAGATTCAGTAGTAGATGTAGCTAAAAGATATAAGATTGGCTGTGTTACACTTTATAAATGGTTGAGTATCTTTGGAGTAGAAACACCATCAAACAACCTAGTAAATGAAGAGGGTATGAGCAAAAGTGAGAAAGAATTACGACGAGAATTATTAGAGTTAAAGCGTGAAAACTCTCGTTTAAAAGTAGCAAAAAGAACAGCAGAGTTGGACGCCTTATTCCACAAGACATTGTTGGAAAAAGTAGCAGAGAAGCATAATATAGACATAAAAAAAAGAGCGATTTGAAGTTATCGACACTCTCCTAAAAGGTTTTAAAGACCAAAATGGTCTGTTTAGTATCAGCGAGTTGTGTCTTCTAGCTAATGTTAGTCGTAGTGGCTATTATAACTACGATCACAGTCGTAAGTATAAAGAGGAAGAACTAAGTGCTCTTTCAGGGTCCATCGTTTACTACTGTCACTATCTCAGACAAAAAGCCCATTTACCCAAAGCCGGTGGAAATCAGCTTTATCAGCTCTGTAAAGAGTACTTTGGAGAGAAGATGGTCATAGGTCGTGATAGATTCTTTGATATTCTTAGAGCCAATAACTTATTGCTACGAGCTAAGAAAAAAAGAGGGGTCCCGAGAACTACGTTTGGTGTGGTAAACCACGGATTTGAGGACCATGTAAATAGGATGGTGAAATATATTCCACCAACCCACTGCCGTTTGTGTGTCTCAGATATTACGTACCTAAAGTGCTCCGAAGGTTTTGTTTATCTCTCCCTTACGATGGATGCGTATAGTCGTATAATCACGGGATATAGCCTACAACGTAACCTTACTACAAAAGGTCCCCACGAAGCCCTGAAGCAGACCGTGTCATTTTATGAAGGTCATGCCCTAGATGTTCGAGGCTTGATTTTTCATAGTGACCGAGGAAGTCAGTATGTCTCCAAAGAGATGACGTCGTATGAAGCGAGTTTGGGTATCATAACGAGCGTGACACAGACAGGGGATCCTCTACATAACTCAATGGCGGAACGCCTAAATAGTACTATCAAAAACGATTGGCTCTACGACTTTTCTTTATTGACCTTTGAAGAGACAGAAAGAGCCTTGGATAATTCGGTGTTAATGTATAATACAGCACGTCCACATAGTAGTGTGAGCATGCGGACTCCTATGCAGACGCTTATCGCGAACTACCCTAATCCATTAATATCTAATAAGATAGGGGGTGATAGTGGGAGCTCTGACATTCATCTATATGACGCACAAGCTGTGCCTACCCTTTGAATGGGTGGCACGCTTGTGTGGGGCGCCCGTGATAAATGACTATATTTGTATACCCACCTAGGGATAATATATCGATAGTGTAAAGAACATCAGTTTTTAATTAATTTCTGTGCACTTTTTTCAGGAATAGCATACGAGGAGTAAATTTTTTCCTATTGGAAGGGGATCTTCTCCTCATAGGAAACAAAAATCTTTCCTATAGGAAACATTTCTGTCTCACATAACCAATTTTTTGTGTTATGTATTATCGATATAAAAACATTCATATTATATCCGAATAATATTAGTATCTTTGCAAGCCTAATAGTTCAAACCAATTCTAGGTTTGATGCAAAAGGGAATCAGGTGAAAATCCTGAACAGTCCTGCTGCTGTAAACTCTGCCAAGCAGGTATCTAGAGTATTAAAACTCAACCACTGTTCTTATTGAGAATGGGAAGGTGATACCCTGTAGGAGTAAGTCAGAATACCTGCCATTAGGCTTGTGACATGTCACAAGATCATTAACTTCCTAGGGATGAAGAAGATGATAACGTTCTCAAATGTTCTGTACCCTATTTCCTAATAGGTGCTACTCGATATATGGTGTCTCGTATCATCATCTACAGGCTGAATGTGAAGTTAATGATAACGCATAAATTTTTAAATTCGTTTTACTAATTAACTAAACTTCACAACTAAAGATGTTGAAACCAGAAAAGAAAATCTTGTCTTCACTTGTGGTTATTCTGTTATGACCCTGATGGGATGTAGCAATAATCTTGGACAAAGCCAGCCAGAATTAGATCAAAATCCTCAGTCTCTTAAGATTGAAAATGAGACCAAAGGGCTAAACTATCAAAAAGATAGCCTAGCATTGGTTGCCATTTATAATGCCACAAATGGAAATCAATGGCACCACAAAACCAATTGGTTGAAAGAGGGTGTGTCGATAAAGAATTGGTACGGGATAAAAACAGCCATCATTGATGGAGAAGAGAGAGTTACTGATGTAAGATTGGGTGGGAATAGACTCAGTGGTTTCATTCCAAAGGAAATAGGTGACCTAACTGCATTAAGAACACTCAACCTCTCTGAAAATTACAAGCTTGGTGGCACCATCCCTGATGAGCTATACAACTTACGCCATCTCGAAGTATGGAAAATGAGATTCAGCGATGTTCATGGATCCCTTTCGCCTAAGATTGGGAACTTAACGAAGATTGACTCTCTCGACCTCTGGGGGGCTCCTTGGGACCTTACTCAGCTCAATTATGTTACTAAAGATGAGCGAACCCTTTTATCAGGAACCATTCCTGCAGAGATTGGTAAGCTAACCAATGCTACATATATAGTATTGGGACGTAATAAATTCACTGGAGAAATCCCTAATGAGTTGGGCAACTTAACTAACCTTACCTATCTTGATATAGCTGGTTGTAAGCTCTCTGGAAAACTACCTGAAACGCTAGGGAACCTTAAGTCTCTCTCTACTCTTTTTGTATCTGAGAATGAACTTTCAGGAGAGCTACCTTCTCAAATGGGAGAAATGGCAAACCTTAGGGAGTTTTATGCTGACGAAAACAAACTAACAGGAACCATCCCTTCATCATTTGCGAATCTAAAAAAACTGCTCCGACTTGCATTGAATGACAATCAATTAAGTGGACAATTACCTGACGTAGTCGGCCAGATTGAGAGCTTGGGCCTTTTATACTTGGAGAATAACAAGTTCGAAGGAGAAATTCCGACATCACTAGGAGGTGTACACCAGCCACACCTTATTAGCGTACGTCTATCAAATAATAATCTCACCGGTCCTCTTCCAGCTAGAGTACCACACGATTATATTGTAAATGGGTACAATTATGGCGTTATTTATACCACATTCTATGTCGATGGCAATAGATTAAGTGGTACTATTCCATCTTCATACTATGTAGATGGACAACTAAAAGAAGGCGTACTGCCCCAACAAACTGGATATGAATTAAATTAAATAGAATCATCATGAAATTTTCAAATAAGTACTTACTATTATTAATTGGTTTTTCCTTGGCTATAGCTTTTGCTTCATGCAAAAAGGATAATAAACCTAATGAGAAACCAGATCAAGATCCTCCAGTAGAAAAGGAAGATCCAGAAAAAGAACCTGAAAACCCACCGGTTCCTGCTTCAGAGTTTGCAGGCTATATGTTCGTATTAGATCAGGCACAAATTCCTGACTTAGCAGGTTATGAGGCAGAAAAGGATGTCCCTCAAGCGAAACTTATGGCTATATCGCCAAATGGTGAATTGCATCTTGATATCTTGGCTGAGAAAAAAGTTGATGTCCAACTGGGCTTTGAATGTAAGATGCAGAGAGTGAAAGACCACTTCGTTATCTTTGCAAAGAAGATCTCCTTGAAGGAGAAGGACTCCAAGACTCAAGTCACAGTGATAAATAACCAAACGCTTCAAGTCGTCAGCCAAACAACCTACGACTTTAATAGCGGTTATCCAGGAGACTTCATGTTAGCAGCTACCGAAGAGAAAGCATTTATAGGTCACCGCGGTGTCATTTACACCCTGGATCTGAAAGATGGTTCTGTGAATAAGTTTGCTGATTGTGCTTTTGACTCATATGCAGGTGCTGCTTCATACAATGGTTCGCTCTTTGTGCCAATGAAAAACGAAGCTTCGATTGGGGTCTTCACACTTGACAATAACCAAGGAACAAAAATTGAATTGCCAAAGAATGCAACTAGGATTTACCCACTAACTGACACCGTATTCCTAGCAAAATCGGATGGTGACGAATGCTATCTAGTATCTATGGAAAGCATGAAGGTTATTAAGACCATAAATATGAAGTTTTCGGGCTTACAAAGATATAGTATGGTATATGACAGCAAAGGCAATAAAATATACGTTGCAGGTCAGGGAAAAGACAAGAAGCATAAGGTTTATTTCCTTGATATAAATAAAGAAGAGTCCGAGCTGCAAGAAATGTACATCGTTCCAGAATCAGATATAAACATGAATCACCCAATCTCTGGAAATATCAAGATCGGTTTGGATACAGAAAAGAACATTCTGTACATAGGTCACCTTGATAATTTGGTCTTCGCAGATAAAGTACCACCAGCTACTGGAAAAAGAGCTACTCGTTCTGCATATATCTCTAGCATCTCTCTTGAGGGAATTGATGGTAAGGTTCCTGTGATGCAGCCAGCTGCAAAATCAAGAATTGAAGACATGTATGAGTTCTCTCGCTTCTACTATATGGCAAAATAATCATATCTTAGTAATAGCACTGCAGGGATTTATTCTTCGGAATAAATCCCTGCTTCTTTATCAAACCTATAGGCTCTTTCATTAATAATTGTGACTTTTCTACTACCAGTATAAGGACTTGATTCTTATGTAATACGTTAAAATAAAGTTATTGAGATTTGATTCAATATATAAGAAAAGTCGGAAACTCTCTTTTAAGTTCCCGACTTTTCCATGCTATAATAACTAAGGGTCTATCTATTAATCTTCAAACAAACGAACTGTATATCTATCATTCAGATCATAATACCAGTCATTCGTGGTATCCATAAGACCTAAGCTGTATGATGTAAAAAAGGCATACCAGC harbors:
- a CDS encoding glycoside hydrolase family 97 protein, yielding MNRRVFFALFFVAVATLFAWAQESLQLQSPNGRFIATFSISTSGEPMYSLTYDGKAVVKESKMGFYLLNEKKGDLSEEILGVQKPHHEDLVNGFKVVRSSQSSFDETWTPVWGEEEAIRNHYNELFVNLLQEKTGRELNIRFRLFDDGLGFRYEFPDQDKLVYFTIKEEATEFAMAGDHTAWWIPGDYDTEEYNFGENKLTEIDDHYDATIIHNASQFAFSRHGVQTPLQMKTDDGMYINIHEAALIEFPAMHLELDEEALTFHAHLTPDATGAKGRVQTPFNTPWRTLIVGNSGTDILSSRMTYNLNEPCKLEDTSWIKPMKYMGVWWEMITGKSHWSYTNDLRSIHLDSVDYTKTKPHGRHGATTENVLRHIDFAAKHGFDGVLVEGWNVGWEDWFGHQKDYVFDFQTPYPDFDVDLIRDHAKSKGIQMIMHHETSSSVRNYERHLDDAFKFMVDNNYHAVKTGYVGDIVPYGEHHYGQWLVNHYLYVVQKAAEYKIMINAHESVHMTGLSRTYPNLLSQESAKGQEFQTGGNPINHMTILPFGRLIGGPMDYTPGIVQMSMSRMNPDNPNVVVSTIGNQLGMYLTMYTPLQMAADFPEHYEERMDAFQFIKEVPVEWSESKYLEAEPGRYITVARREKGTDNWYMGNVSGVAHPTSIKLDFLKPGVKYEAIIYEDGKKAHATENPYDYTISKKKVSSKTTLKLNAVAGGGFAVSIRPINK
- a CDS encoding transposase; protein product: MEEKSTKRMNPQHSRYYSNEFRYLVVNDLLCTGDSVVDVAKRYKIGCVTLYKWLSIFGVETPSNNLVNEEGMSKSEKELRRELLELKRENSRLKVAKRTAELDALFHKTLLEKVAEKHNIDIKKRAI
- a CDS encoding IS3 family transposase, encoding MFSISELCLLANVSRSGYYNYDHSRKYKEEELSALSGSIVYYCHYLRQKAHLPKAGGNQLYQLCKEYFGEKMVIGRDRFFDILRANNLLLRAKKKRGVPRTTFGVVNHGFEDHVNRMVKYIPPTHCRLCVSDITYLKCSEGFVYLSLTMDAYSRIITGYSLQRNLTTKGPHEALKQTVSFYEGHALDVRGLIFHSDRGSQYVSKEMTSYEASLGIITSVTQTGDPLHNSMAERLNSTIKNDWLYDFSLLTFEETERALDNSVLMYNTARPHSSVSMRTPMQTLIANYPNPLISNKIGGDSGSSDIHLYDAQAVPTL